The Desulfobacterales bacterium nucleotide sequence ACGGTTAAAGTTGACATATGGCCTTACACCAGTAGAATGGCGCCGATTACCACGGCGATTGTTCCTACAATGACCGGAAGATTGAACACTTCCAGTTTTCGATTGAATAAAAAGGAAAACGCAACCAAAAACACCGGTGTTGTCGAGAGCAGCGGTGTCACCACGCTGGCCGGTGAGAGGTTCAGGGCAAGGAAGCGAAACATATTGGCAATTCCGGCCAACAGGCCAACCATACAATATAAACCGATGACTTTACATGGCAGTTGTGAAAAGGAATTTCTTCTGTCCCGGTTCAACAGCGAAAAGCTCAATGCAACGGTTGCGGCGAAAAATGAAATAAAAGCACCGGCAACAGGCGCATTTGATCCCTGAAGCCCGACTTTCATCAATACGGGGGTGATGCCCCATAATACCCCCGTACCCAATCCGAAAAAAAGCGCTTTGGATGATAGATTTAAAAAGGGCGCCTGCTTGTCGCGAACCATATTGGGGTTCAAACTGGTAATGATGACACCGAAAACGGTGAGCAGTATTCCAAAAACGAGCGGGAAGCTCAGGGGCTCGCCTAATAAAGCGACTCCGAGTAAGAGGGCAACCAGTGAATCGGTTCGGCGAAGGATTGAAGTAATATTGGCCCCTGAGAATTGTACGCTTTTGAAAAACATCCAGCGACCGATGACAAAATGAAGAATGCCGGCTGAGGACAGCCAGATATATCCGCTCAGAGAAAAACTGAAAATGCGCCCGGTCTGCCCGGAAGCAATCAGGATGCCGAGAAGGAAAGGAAGCGAAATAAGGATCGAGATGAAGACGCCATGCATGAGCGCCGGTCCTTTGATAACGGCCCGGCGGGTTGACACCGCGGCAAAGG carries:
- a CDS encoding EamA family transporter, which gives rise to MLTGSTFALLCALTFAFAAVSTRRAVIKGPALMHGVFISILISLPFLLGILIASGQTGRIFSFSLSGYIWLSSAGILHFVIGRWMFFKSVQFSGANITSILRRTDSLVALLLGVALLGEPLSFPLVFGILLTVFGVIITSLNPNMVRDKQAPFLNLSSKALFFGLGTGVLWGITPVLMKVGLQGSNAPVAGAFISFFAATVALSFSLLNRDRRNSFSQLPCKVIGLYCMVGLLAGIANMFRFLALNLSPASVVTPLLSTTPVFLVAFSFLFNRKLEVFNLPVIVGTIAVVIGAILLV